Proteins encoded by one window of Acuticoccus sp. MNP-M23:
- a CDS encoding Gfo/Idh/MocA family oxidoreductase: MTDHFAASGQSPAKVAIVGAAHVHTGNFVRTLAALQTEGAAEVVAVYDHDAARAQKAADALGTTATTDLEVVLRSAARAAIVGAETNRHMSLVPALVEAGIGVFVEKPLAAATADAKALAATIDAAGVPFHTGHFYRQVPAIRAIKAALDSGALGDLRALTFHVSHDGLARDIFHGFEWLKTPEKAGVLAFGDLGLHAIDLANWLAGPLTVVSAEIDGPDHFGTGHLTGASGAQIKIVAGWVPADPPYILHAQGTKGAATVLDDQAFFERDGIRTAIEHTRKPTAGDGPATLVAALRGQPAELVTTAEAVSSITVMNALYAAAGRPISPFGATPQ, from the coding sequence ATGACCGACCATTTTGCCGCTTCGGGGCAGTCCCCCGCCAAGGTGGCCATCGTCGGCGCGGCACATGTGCACACCGGCAATTTTGTCCGCACGCTGGCAGCCTTGCAGACCGAGGGCGCTGCCGAGGTGGTCGCCGTTTACGACCATGATGCCGCGCGCGCGCAAAAAGCCGCCGACGCGCTTGGCACGACGGCCACCACGGACCTTGAGGTTGTCCTTCGCAGCGCGGCGCGGGCGGCCATTGTCGGCGCCGAAACCAACCGGCACATGAGCCTGGTGCCGGCGCTGGTGGAGGCCGGCATTGGCGTGTTCGTCGAAAAGCCGCTTGCGGCCGCGACTGCCGACGCAAAGGCGCTGGCGGCCACCATCGACGCGGCCGGCGTGCCTTTCCACACCGGACATTTCTATCGGCAGGTCCCGGCAATCCGCGCCATCAAGGCAGCGCTCGATTCCGGCGCGCTGGGCGACCTGCGCGCCCTCACCTTCCATGTGTCCCACGACGGGCTCGCGCGAGACATCTTCCACGGTTTCGAATGGTTGAAAACGCCGGAAAAAGCTGGCGTTCTGGCGTTCGGCGATCTCGGCCTCCACGCCATCGACCTCGCCAACTGGCTTGCCGGCCCGCTGACTGTCGTCTCGGCCGAAATCGACGGGCCGGACCATTTCGGCACCGGCCACCTGACCGGCGCGTCCGGAGCGCAGATCAAGATTGTGGCAGGCTGGGTTCCGGCTGATCCGCCTTACATCCTCCACGCACAAGGCACCAAGGGCGCCGCAACCGTTCTGGACGACCAGGCCTTTTTCGAACGGGACGGCATCCGCACTGCAATCGAGCACACCCGCAAGCCCACGGCGGGGGATGGCCCGGCCACGCTTGTTGCAGCGTTGCGCGGCCAGCCGGCGGAGCTTGTGACCACCGCCGAAGCGGTCTCGAGCATCACCGTCATGAACGCGCTTTATGCCGCGGCCGGCCGGCCCATTTCGCCGTTCGGCGCAACGCCGCAATGA
- a CDS encoding VWA domain-containing protein — translation MTQTPEPTGGRLAENIAMFARVLRDSGLPVGPAHAVDAVRAVEAAGVGSRDDVYAALRCVFVHKRDQLAVFDAAFDAYFRGRNLLDKMMELLSPVADERAPDQKPRAAAARVSQALQTPKRADDRQEPTEVTMDARLTSSAREVLRTKDFAQMTALELAEARRALLALTFAQDRTPQRRRVSAPRGKFDARRSMRSAMRTGGELISPKRTARAIKPPPIVALCDISGSMTDYSRIMLHFLHALGERRRVTTFLFGTRLTNVTRALDRRDPDEALERVSAQVADWSGGTRIGPSLAAFNKDWSRRVLSGNPIVLLVTDGLEREADPSILAREADRLNRSCRSLLFLNPLLRFDGFEARASGIRALLPHVTAMKPIHSVESVADLVAALR, via the coding sequence GTGACCCAGACACCAGAGCCGACCGGCGGGCGCCTCGCCGAAAACATTGCAATGTTCGCCCGCGTCCTGCGCGATTCCGGCCTCCCGGTCGGTCCCGCCCATGCGGTGGACGCCGTGCGCGCCGTGGAGGCTGCCGGCGTCGGCTCGCGCGACGACGTCTATGCGGCGCTTCGCTGCGTCTTCGTCCACAAGCGCGATCAGCTCGCCGTCTTCGATGCCGCGTTCGACGCCTATTTCCGCGGCCGCAACCTCCTCGACAAGATGATGGAGCTGCTCTCGCCCGTCGCCGACGAGCGTGCGCCGGACCAGAAGCCCCGTGCAGCCGCCGCCCGCGTGTCCCAGGCGCTGCAGACGCCCAAGCGCGCCGATGACCGGCAAGAACCCACCGAAGTCACCATGGATGCGCGGCTCACCTCGTCCGCCCGCGAAGTACTGCGCACGAAGGACTTTGCGCAGATGACGGCGCTGGAACTGGCGGAGGCCCGCCGCGCGCTGCTGGCCCTCACCTTCGCGCAGGACCGCACGCCCCAGCGCCGGCGTGTTTCGGCCCCCCGCGGAAAATTCGACGCGCGCCGCTCGATGCGCAGCGCCATGCGCACCGGTGGCGAGCTGATTTCGCCAAAGCGCACCGCCCGCGCCATCAAGCCGCCGCCCATTGTCGCGCTGTGCGACATTTCAGGCTCGATGACCGACTATTCGCGCATCATGCTGCACTTCCTTCATGCGCTCGGCGAGCGGCGGCGCGTGACCACCTTCCTGTTCGGCACCCGGCTCACCAACGTCACCCGCGCGCTCGACCGGCGCGACCCCGACGAGGCGCTGGAGCGCGTCTCCGCTCAGGTGGCCGACTGGTCCGGCGGAACCCGGATCGGTCCATCTCTGGCTGCTTTCAACAAGGACTGGTCGCGCCGTGTCCTGTCGGGCAACCCGATCGTGCTTCTGGTGACGGACGGGCTGGAGCGTGAGGCCGACCCCTCCATCCTCGCGCGCGAGGCGGACCGGCTGAACCGTTCCTGTCGCAGCCTCCTGTTTCTCAACCCGCTCCTGCGGTTCGACGGGTTCGAAGCGCGTGCCAGCGGCATTCGCGCGCTTCTGCCGCATGTGACGGCAATGAAGCCGATCCACTCGGTGGAAAGCGTTGCCGACCTGGTTGCTGCGCTCCGCTAG
- a CDS encoding alpha/beta hydrolase yields the protein MTTPNTPIPPQNSLEPVPAERRNRRRKWIGPALLVAGAATVAAALHQNKRTRRAERAFPARGQFVDVAGTSSHFTDSGGNGPAIVLVHGIGSSLDDWHNCGLVALLSRTHRVIALDRPGYGHTPRPSEIQWTPERQALTIGALMERLGVDDAILVGHSFGVLPSLALAIQSPGKVRGLVLLGGVYYAGAPLIDAVDMVPRIPVLSAFARRTITPSIARVASHQLVKAMFDPQPVPPLYGEREAIALACRPAQLAASAADAEAITPAVGRLGAFYSQLSLPITLLAGAGDAVFAPAEQSVRFAGEVPHARAIVLPDTGHMPHHAAPARIVAAIAEIGSPPLLEATAQATAAAV from the coding sequence ATGACCACCCCAAACACCCCCATCCCCCCGCAAAATTCCCTCGAACCCGTACCGGCCGAGCGGCGAAACCGCCGCCGCAAATGGATCGGGCCTGCGCTTCTCGTGGCCGGCGCCGCGACGGTTGCCGCAGCACTTCACCAGAACAAGCGCACCCGCCGTGCCGAACGCGCCTTTCCCGCCCGCGGCCAGTTCGTCGATGTGGCAGGCACTTCCAGCCATTTCACCGACAGCGGCGGCAACGGTCCGGCCATCGTCCTCGTGCACGGCATCGGCTCCTCGCTGGATGACTGGCACAATTGCGGGCTCGTCGCGCTCCTTTCGCGCACCCACCGCGTCATCGCGCTCGATCGCCCCGGTTATGGCCACACCCCGCGCCCTTCGGAAATCCAGTGGACGCCGGAGCGGCAGGCGCTAACCATCGGCGCGCTGATGGAACGCCTCGGCGTTGACGATGCCATTCTCGTCGGCCACTCGTTTGGTGTCCTGCCGTCCCTCGCCCTTGCGATTCAAAGCCCCGGCAAGGTGCGCGGTCTGGTGCTTCTGGGCGGCGTCTATTATGCCGGCGCTCCGCTGATCGACGCGGTGGACATGGTGCCCCGCATCCCCGTCCTCTCGGCGTTTGCGCGGCGCACCATCACGCCGTCCATTGCCCGCGTCGCCAGCCACCAGCTTGTGAAGGCCATGTTCGACCCGCAGCCGGTACCGCCGCTCTATGGCGAGCGCGAAGCCATCGCGCTGGCCTGCCGGCCCGCCCAGCTTGCCGCCTCCGCTGCCGATGCCGAAGCGATCACCCCGGCCGTCGGGCGCCTCGGCGCGTTCTACAGCCAGCTTTCGCTGCCGATCACCCTTCTTGCCGGCGCGGGGGATGCGGTGTTTGCGCCGGCCGAACAATCGGTCCGGTTTGCAGGCGAGGTGCCGCATGCGCGCGCCATCGTGCTGCCCGACACGGGCCACATGCCGCACCATGCCGCGCCCGCACGCATTGTGGCGGCCATTGCCGAAATCGGCAGCCCGCCCTTGCTCGAGGCCACCGCTCAAGCCACTGCGGCAGCCGTCTGA
- a CDS encoding DUF1294 domain-containing protein has product MAFWLALCGFLLAVNLAGGLVFVADKRAAVADRRRVPERMLLTLAALGASPAMIFLTSRIRHKTRKEPFRTLLRAILGVQIVAIAVYGANAIGLI; this is encoded by the coding sequence ATGGCATTCTGGCTGGCGCTCTGCGGCTTTCTTCTCGCCGTCAATCTGGCGGGCGGTCTCGTTTTTGTGGCGGACAAGCGCGCCGCCGTCGCCGACCGCCGCCGGGTGCCGGAGCGGATGCTCCTGACCCTTGCCGCTCTCGGTGCATCGCCGGCGATGATCTTTCTGACAAGCCGCATCCGCCACAAGACCCGCAAGGAGCCGTTTCGGACCCTGCTGCGCGCCATTCTGGGGGTCCAGATCGTCGCCATCGCGGTTTATGGCGCGAACGCCATCGGCCTGATCTGA
- a CDS encoding PfkB family carbohydrate kinase, with translation MEALFIGHAYIDITFIADQLPTGDEKTIADDYAVAFGGNATTSAFCAAKLGLKPDLLCQQADDWLARMFLEMASRAGVSVHGRKVKHSSLSFIMPKDGKRAIVRCRDDEFIHPAPTLNLTGCRGLHVDGHMADAAIHYAKACREMGVLTSLDGGSARPTTDALLEFIDVAAVSERMCEQMQLNPLAMLDYLRSKGVKVGAVTLGERGLVWYEDGGEAHTMPALAVPAGDVIDTSGAGDVFHGAYFASALTNPERSWADHFEFGRAASAFAVQRLGNEASLPSMDDIATIRSALREAA, from the coding sequence ATGGAGGCACTCTTCATCGGCCACGCCTATATCGACATCACCTTCATCGCCGACCAGTTGCCGACGGGAGACGAGAAGACCATCGCGGACGATTACGCCGTCGCCTTTGGCGGCAATGCGACCACGTCGGCCTTCTGCGCGGCGAAGCTGGGGCTGAAGCCGGACCTTCTGTGCCAGCAGGCCGATGACTGGCTTGCCCGCATGTTTCTCGAAATGGCGTCCCGTGCCGGCGTTTCGGTGCACGGGCGCAAGGTGAAGCATTCCAGCCTCTCCTTCATCATGCCGAAGGACGGCAAGCGCGCCATCGTGCGCTGCCGGGACGACGAGTTCATCCACCCTGCCCCCACGCTCAACCTCACCGGCTGCCGCGGCCTGCATGTGGACGGCCACATGGCGGACGCCGCCATTCACTATGCCAAGGCGTGCCGGGAGATGGGCGTCCTCACCTCGCTCGACGGCGGATCGGCCCGCCCCACCACCGACGCGCTCCTGGAGTTCATCGACGTTGCGGCGGTGTCGGAGCGGATGTGCGAGCAGATGCAGCTCAATCCGCTGGCCATGCTCGACTATCTGCGCAGCAAGGGCGTGAAGGTGGGGGCCGTGACGCTCGGCGAGCGCGGCCTCGTCTGGTATGAGGACGGCGGCGAGGCCCACACCATGCCCGCCCTCGCCGTGCCTGCTGGCGACGTGATCGACACCTCGGGCGCCGGCGATGTGTTCCACGGCGCCTACTTCGCCTCGGCGCTCACCAACCCCGAGCGCTCCTGGGCGGACCATTTCGAGTTCGGCCGCGCGGCGTCCGCCTTTGCGGTGCAACGCCTCGGCAACGAAGCATCGCTCCCCTCCATGGACGACATCGCCACCATCCGCTCGGCCCTCAGGGAAGCGGCCTGA
- a CDS encoding ABC transporter permease, translating to MADFWLDAMQIMASTLRLSTPLILCAMAGLFSERAGVVDIGLEGKLLMGAFAAAAAATLTGSPWAGLAAAIGAGVILSLIHAFACVTHRGDQIVSGIAINILASGLTIVMGIALFSQGGQSPPLQRDERFPPLDLPFTETLQNVPFLGDFLGTMLSGHNILVYAALLAVPLTGFVLFSTAFGLRLRAAGEAPEAVDSAGYSVAWLRYRAVIIAGVLCGIAGAYLSIAHGGGFVREMSAGKGYIALAALIFGKWQPVPTLFACLLFGALESSASRLSNVDMPLVGEIPVDVILIAPYVLTVVLLAGFFGKAIPPRALSIPYVKER from the coding sequence ATGGCGGATTTCTGGCTCGATGCGATGCAGATCATGGCCAGCACGCTGCGCCTGTCCACGCCGCTGATCCTGTGCGCGATGGCGGGGCTGTTTTCGGAGCGTGCGGGCGTGGTCGACATCGGCCTTGAAGGCAAGCTTCTGATGGGGGCGTTTGCCGCAGCCGCGGCAGCCACACTCACCGGCTCGCCCTGGGCCGGGCTTGCGGCGGCAATCGGTGCCGGGGTGATCCTCTCGCTGATCCATGCCTTTGCCTGCGTCACCCACCGCGGCGACCAGATCGTGTCGGGCATTGCGATCAACATTCTGGCGTCCGGCCTCACCATCGTGATGGGGATTGCGCTGTTCTCGCAAGGGGGCCAGTCGCCCCCCCTGCAGCGCGACGAACGCTTCCCGCCGCTGGACCTGCCCTTCACCGAGACACTCCAGAACGTGCCGTTTCTTGGTGATTTTCTGGGCACCATGCTGTCGGGCCATAATATTCTGGTCTATGCGGCGCTGCTTGCCGTGCCGCTGACGGGGTTCGTCTTGTTCTCCACCGCGTTCGGCCTGCGCCTGCGCGCTGCCGGCGAGGCACCCGAAGCGGTGGACAGCGCCGGCTACTCGGTGGCGTGGCTCCGATACCGCGCGGTCATCATTGCCGGCGTCCTGTGCGGTATTGCGGGGGCGTACCTGTCCATTGCCCACGGCGGCGGCTTCGTGCGGGAAATGAGCGCCGGCAAGGGGTACATCGCGCTGGCGGCGCTGATCTTCGGCAAGTGGCAGCCGGTGCCGACCCTGTTTGCCTGCCTTCTGTTCGGCGCGCTCGAAAGCTCGGCCTCGCGCCTGTCCAACGTCGACATGCCGCTGGTCGGCGAAATCCCGGTCGATGTGATCCTGATTGCGCCGTACGTTCTGACGGTGGTGCTGCTTGCCGGCTTCTTCGGCAAGGCAATTCCGCCCCGTGCGCTCAGCATTCCCTACGTGAAGGAACGCTGA
- a CDS encoding ABC transporter permease → MSKGNLPRWVDLGLIPVLNLMMAFAVAGLMVMLIGENPIKALLVMIDGAFVYPGSLGYTLYYATNFIFSGLAVAVAFHAKLFNIGGEGQAMIGGLGAALVCLGLDAYLPGIAIIPIAIVAAAAFGAAWAFLPGFLQATRGSHVVITTIMFNFIAAGVIVTLLTGPLLREGQSTPQTRDFADSATLPKIHEIARALGFDMASSPLNISIILALIACVGVWVLIWRTPFGYRLRTFGESEPAARYSGVGVTSIIIITMCISGALAGLMSINDVLGAQEKLQINFTSGFGFTGIAVALMGRSHPVGIILASLLFGALYQGGAELSFEFRSIDRDMVLVIQGLIILFSGALAYMLEAPLSRVFGRRASLQGEAA, encoded by the coding sequence GTGAGCAAGGGAAACCTGCCGCGCTGGGTCGATCTCGGCCTCATCCCGGTCCTCAACCTGATGATGGCGTTTGCGGTCGCCGGGCTGATGGTGATGCTGATTGGCGAAAACCCGATCAAGGCCCTTCTGGTGATGATCGACGGCGCCTTCGTCTATCCGGGAAGCCTCGGCTACACGCTCTACTACGCCACCAACTTCATCTTCAGCGGGCTTGCGGTGGCCGTCGCCTTTCACGCCAAGCTGTTCAACATAGGCGGAGAGGGGCAGGCGATGATCGGCGGCCTCGGGGCGGCGCTCGTCTGCCTCGGCCTCGACGCCTACCTGCCGGGCATCGCCATTATCCCCATCGCCATTGTGGCAGCCGCGGCGTTCGGCGCGGCGTGGGCGTTCCTGCCGGGCTTTCTGCAGGCAACGCGGGGCTCGCACGTTGTCATCACCACAATCATGTTCAACTTCATTGCGGCCGGTGTCATCGTCACGCTTCTGACCGGACCGCTCCTGCGAGAAGGCCAGTCGACACCGCAGACGCGCGACTTCGCCGACAGCGCGACCTTGCCGAAGATCCACGAGATCGCCCGCGCTCTCGGCTTCGACATGGCGTCCTCGCCCCTCAACATCTCCATCATTCTTGCGCTGATTGCGTGCGTCGGGGTGTGGGTCCTCATCTGGCGCACGCCGTTCGGCTACCGGCTTCGCACCTTCGGGGAGAGCGAGCCGGCCGCGCGTTATTCAGGCGTCGGCGTCACGTCGATCATCATCATCACGATGTGCATCTCCGGGGCATTGGCGGGGCTGATGTCGATCAACGATGTGCTGGGCGCGCAGGAGAAGCTGCAGATCAACTTCACGTCCGGTTTCGGCTTTACCGGCATTGCGGTGGCTCTGATGGGGCGCTCGCACCCGGTGGGCATCATCCTCGCCAGCCTGCTGTTCGGCGCGCTCTACCAGGGAGGCGCCGAATTGTCGTTCGAATTCCGCTCCATCGACCGGGACATGGTGCTGGTCATTCAGGGGCTGATCATCCTGTTCTCCGGCGCGCTCGCCTACATGCTGGAGGCGCCGCTGTCGCGCGTGTTCGGCCGGCGGGCGAGCCTTCAGGGCGAGGCGGCGTGA
- a CDS encoding ABC transporter ATP-binding protein produces MLKPSPPAVSLRGIVKEFGAVRANDSVDLTVEAGTIHGIIGENGAGKSTLVSILSGHYKADHGEIALFGKPVKMHSSADAIANGIGMVHQHFMLVPNFTVLENLMLGLAKRPFLAASTGDVRARLKKLQDAYGLNVDPDAVVETLPVGFQQRVEIIKALIGGGRILILDEPTGVLTPDETDQMFQSLGVLKSQGVTILLITHKLREIMAITDNVSVMRRGKMVAHRKTAETTREELAELMVGRTVVPVRNETRHKGGEMVMAARNISLRDAAGTLRLDDLSLELRAGEIVGVAGVAGNGQSELLSVLTGLLPPTSGTVETGGRVVSAAARTDPREMRKLGVAHVPEDRRREGLVLPFEMSENAVLGYLGEARGVRRRWLLDRGRMLHRCAALMKEFDVRPPDPRLAAAGFSGGNQQKLVLAREHGAAPRVLLVGQPTRGVDIGAIEFIHRQLLALRDAGCAILLISVELDEILALSDRVIAMNAGRIVGEVAGAAADRQTVGLMMAGVQTAHGTRMAS; encoded by the coding sequence ATTTTGTCCGGCCACTACAAGGCCGACCATGGCGAGATTGCCCTGTTCGGCAAGCCGGTGAAAATGCATTCCAGCGCCGATGCCATCGCGAACGGCATCGGCATGGTTCACCAGCATTTCATGCTGGTGCCCAACTTCACCGTCCTTGAAAATCTGATGCTCGGGCTCGCCAAGCGTCCGTTTCTGGCAGCCAGCACCGGCGATGTGCGCGCCAGGCTCAAAAAGTTGCAGGACGCCTACGGCCTCAACGTCGATCCGGATGCGGTGGTGGAAACGCTGCCGGTCGGGTTTCAGCAGCGGGTCGAGATCATCAAGGCGCTGATCGGCGGCGGGCGCATTCTCATTCTGGACGAACCCACAGGGGTGCTGACGCCGGACGAGACCGACCAGATGTTTCAGAGCCTCGGCGTTCTCAAGAGCCAGGGCGTGACGATCCTTCTCATCACCCACAAGCTGCGCGAAATCATGGCGATCACCGACAACGTCTCCGTCATGAGACGCGGCAAGATGGTGGCCCACCGCAAGACCGCCGAAACCACGCGCGAGGAACTGGCCGAACTGATGGTCGGGCGCACCGTGGTGCCGGTGCGCAACGAAACGCGCCACAAGGGCGGCGAGATGGTGATGGCCGCGCGCAACATTTCGCTGCGCGACGCGGCCGGCACGCTGCGGCTTGACGATCTTTCGCTGGAGCTGCGGGCAGGCGAGATCGTGGGTGTCGCAGGCGTTGCAGGCAACGGCCAGTCCGAGCTCCTTTCGGTGCTGACCGGGCTGCTGCCACCCACCAGCGGCACGGTGGAAACCGGCGGGCGCGTGGTCAGCGCTGCCGCGCGCACGGACCCGCGGGAAATGCGCAAGCTTGGCGTTGCCCACGTTCCCGAGGACCGGCGGCGCGAGGGCCTGGTGCTGCCGTTCGAGATGAGTGAGAACGCGGTGCTTGGATATCTCGGGGAGGCGCGCGGTGTGCGGCGCCGCTGGCTGCTCGACCGGGGCAGGATGCTGCACCGTTGCGCCGCGCTGATGAAAGAGTTCGACGTTCGGCCGCCCGACCCGCGCCTTGCCGCAGCGGGCTTTTCCGGCGGCAACCAGCAAAAGCTGGTGCTTGCACGCGAGCATGGCGCGGCGCCGCGTGTGCTCCTCGTCGGGCAGCCGACGCGCGGGGTCGACATTGGCGCGATCGAATTCATCCACCGCCAGCTTCTGGCGCTGCGCGATGCCGGTTGCGCCATCCTCCTCATCTCGGTGGAGCTGGACGAGATTCTGGCACTGTCGGACCGGGTGATTGCCATGAATGCCGGCCGCATTGTGGGCGAGGTGGCGGGCGCCGCCGCTGACCGCCAGACCGTTGGCCTGATGATGGCCGGCGTGCAGACGGCCCACGGCACGCGGATGGCCTCGTGA